The Ahaetulla prasina isolate Xishuangbanna chromosome 3, ASM2864084v1, whole genome shotgun sequence genome window below encodes:
- the MTF2 gene encoding metal-response element-binding transcription factor 2 isoform X3, with protein MRVDKKRSFQKKGDSTGVGNSVVHKRSPLHRNQKPPISLTKLSSRDGQKSKKPVCKFEEGQDVLARWSDGLFYLGTIKKINKLKQSCFVIFEDSSKSWVLWKDIQTGATETGEMVCTICQEEYSEAPNEMVICDKCGQGYHQLCHTPNIGSNVIDSDDKWLCRQCVFATTTKRGGALKKGPNAKALQVMKQTLPYNVADLEWDAGHKTNAQQCYCYCGGPGDWYLKMLQCCKCKQWFHEACVQCLQKPMLYGDRFYTFICSVCSSGPEYLKRLPLQWVDIAHLCLYNLSVIHKKKYFDSELELMTYINENWDRLHPGELADTPKSERYEHVLEALNDYKTMFMSGKEIKKKKHLFGLRIRVPPCPPNAAFKAEKEPEGTSHEFKIKGRKSSKPVPDQREVTNGVERKGKKKSVGRPPGPYTRKMIQRMSEPSILEKEPVIVPESPVLDSPTTTGRSDGTAHSSNTSDVESTGAASTKETTSNSISKHYSLSDSRKRTRTGRTWPSTIPHLRRRGRLPRKALQIQNPEIVKEDEGKDDYQYDELNTEILNNLADQELQLNHLKNSITSYFGAAGRIACGEKYRVLARRVTLDGKVQYLVEWEGATAS; from the exons ATGAG GGTCGATAAAAAGAGGTCGTTCCAAAAGAAGGG AGACTCTACGGGGGTGGGTAATTCAGTGGTCCACAAGCGGTCTCCTTTGCACCGAAACCAAAAACCACCAATATCCTTGACCAAACTCTCCTCACGGGATGGACAAAAATCCAAAAAGCCAGTGTGCAAATTTGAAGAAGGTCAAGATGTCCTAGCCAGATGGTCAGATGGCTTGTTTTATCTTGGAACTATCAAAAAG ataaaCAAACTTAAGCAGAGCTGCTTCGTTATATTTGAAGACAGTTCCAAGTCTTGGGTTCTCTGGAAGGACATACAAACAG GAGCTACTGAAACGGGGGAAATGGTCTGTACAATATGTCAGGAAGAATATTCAGAAGCACCCAATGAAATGGTTATATGTGATAAGTGTGGTcaag GTTATCATCAACTGTGTCATACACCAAATATCGGTTCTAATGTGATAGATTCAGATGATAAATGGCTCTGCCGGCAGTGTGtctttgcaacaacaacaaaa agAGGTGGCGCGCTTAAGAAAGGACCAAATGCTAAAGCACTGCAGGTCATGAAGCAAACATTGCCTTACAATGTAGCTGACCTTGAATGGGATGCAGGCCATAAAACAAATGCCCAACAGTGTTATTGCTACTGTGGAGGTCCTGGAGA CTGGTATTTGAAGATGCTGCAGTGCTGCAAATGTAAACAGTGGTTCCATGAGGCTTGTGTGCAGTGCCTGCAAAAGCCAATGCTGTACGGTGACAG gttttataCATTCATTTGTTCAGTTTGTAGTTCTGGACCAGAATACCTCAAACGTTTACCCTTGCAGTG GGTAGATATAGCACATCTATGCCTTTACAACCTAAGTGTTAttcataaaaagaaatattttgattcAGAACTTGAACTCATGACATACATTAATGAAAATTGGGATCGACTCCATCCTGGTGAA CTGGCAGACACACCAAAATCTGAAAGATATGAACATGTTCTAGAGGCATTAAATGATTACAAGACCAT GTTTATGTCtggaaaggaaataaagaagaaaaaacatttgtTCGGCTTAAGAATTCGTGTTCCTCCTTGCCCACCAAATGCTGCTTTTAAGGCTGAGAAAGAACCTGAGGGAACTTCCCATGAGTTCAAAATTAAAGGCAGAAAATCATCTAAGCCTGTGCCTGATCAGAG GGAAGTCACTAATGGtgtagaaagaaaggggaagaaaaagtcTGTAGGTCGTCCCCCTGGCCCATATACTAGAAAAATGATTCAAAGAATGTCTGAGCCATCTATTCTG GAAAAAGAACCGGTTATAGTGCCAGAATCCCCTGTTTTGGATTCTCCTACCACTACTGG AAGATCTGATGGAACTGCACACTCATCCAATACCTCAGATGTGGAATCCACAGGTGCTGCCAGTACAAAAGAAACTACCTCAAACAGTATTTCCAAGCATTACAG TTTATCTGATTCTAGAAAAAGGACACGAACAGGAAGAACTTGGCCATCCACGATACCCCACTTAAGGAGAAGAGGACGTCTTCCACGAAAAGCACTCCAGATTCAGAACCCAGAAATTGTAAAAGAAGATGAAGGCAAAGATGACTATCAATATGATGAACTCAATACGGAGATTTTGAATAATTTGGCAGATCAGGAGTTGCAGCTTAATCATCTCAAGAACTCTATTACCAGTTACTTTGGTGCTGCAGGTAGGATAGCTTGTGGTGAAAAATACCGTGTTTTGGCACGTCGGGTTACACTTGATGGAAAAGTTCAGTATCTTGTGGAATGGGAAGGAGCAACTGCTTCCTGA
- the MTF2 gene encoding metal-response element-binding transcription factor 2 isoform X1 has product MRVDKKRSFQKKGDSTGVGNSVVHKRSPLHRNQKPPISLTKLSSRDGQKSKKPVCKFEEGQDVLARWSDGLFYLGTIKKINKLKQSCFVIFEDSSKSWVLWKDIQTGATETGEMVCTICQEEYSEAPNEMVICDKCGQGYHQLCHTPNIGSNVIDSDDKWLCRQCVFATTTKRGGALKKGPNAKALQVMKQTLPYNVADLEWDAGHKTNAQQCYCYCGGPGDWYLKMLQCCKCKQWFHEACVQCLQKPMLYGDRFYTFICSVCSSGPEYLKRLPLQWVDIAHLCLYNLSVIHKKKYFDSELELMTYINENWDRLHPGEIKSLDTLQLADTPKSERYEHVLEALNDYKTMFMSGKEIKKKKHLFGLRIRVPPCPPNAAFKAEKEPEGTSHEFKIKGRKSSKPVPDQREVTNGVERKGKKKSVGRPPGPYTRKMIQRMSEPSILEKEPVIVPESPVLDSPTTTGRSDGTAHSSNTSDVESTGAASTKETTSNSISKHYSLSDSRKRTRTGRTWPSTIPHLRRRGRLPRKALQIQNPEIVKEDEGKDDYQYDELNTEILNNLADQELQLNHLKNSITSYFGAAGRIACGEKYRVLARRVTLDGKVQYLVEWEGATAS; this is encoded by the exons ATGAG GGTCGATAAAAAGAGGTCGTTCCAAAAGAAGGG AGACTCTACGGGGGTGGGTAATTCAGTGGTCCACAAGCGGTCTCCTTTGCACCGAAACCAAAAACCACCAATATCCTTGACCAAACTCTCCTCACGGGATGGACAAAAATCCAAAAAGCCAGTGTGCAAATTTGAAGAAGGTCAAGATGTCCTAGCCAGATGGTCAGATGGCTTGTTTTATCTTGGAACTATCAAAAAG ataaaCAAACTTAAGCAGAGCTGCTTCGTTATATTTGAAGACAGTTCCAAGTCTTGGGTTCTCTGGAAGGACATACAAACAG GAGCTACTGAAACGGGGGAAATGGTCTGTACAATATGTCAGGAAGAATATTCAGAAGCACCCAATGAAATGGTTATATGTGATAAGTGTGGTcaag GTTATCATCAACTGTGTCATACACCAAATATCGGTTCTAATGTGATAGATTCAGATGATAAATGGCTCTGCCGGCAGTGTGtctttgcaacaacaacaaaa agAGGTGGCGCGCTTAAGAAAGGACCAAATGCTAAAGCACTGCAGGTCATGAAGCAAACATTGCCTTACAATGTAGCTGACCTTGAATGGGATGCAGGCCATAAAACAAATGCCCAACAGTGTTATTGCTACTGTGGAGGTCCTGGAGA CTGGTATTTGAAGATGCTGCAGTGCTGCAAATGTAAACAGTGGTTCCATGAGGCTTGTGTGCAGTGCCTGCAAAAGCCAATGCTGTACGGTGACAG gttttataCATTCATTTGTTCAGTTTGTAGTTCTGGACCAGAATACCTCAAACGTTTACCCTTGCAGTG GGTAGATATAGCACATCTATGCCTTTACAACCTAAGTGTTAttcataaaaagaaatattttgattcAGAACTTGAACTCATGACATACATTAATGAAAATTGGGATCGACTCCATCCTGGTGAA ATTAAATCACTTGATACTTTACAGCTGGCAGACACACCAAAATCTGAAAGATATGAACATGTTCTAGAGGCATTAAATGATTACAAGACCAT GTTTATGTCtggaaaggaaataaagaagaaaaaacatttgtTCGGCTTAAGAATTCGTGTTCCTCCTTGCCCACCAAATGCTGCTTTTAAGGCTGAGAAAGAACCTGAGGGAACTTCCCATGAGTTCAAAATTAAAGGCAGAAAATCATCTAAGCCTGTGCCTGATCAGAG GGAAGTCACTAATGGtgtagaaagaaaggggaagaaaaagtcTGTAGGTCGTCCCCCTGGCCCATATACTAGAAAAATGATTCAAAGAATGTCTGAGCCATCTATTCTG GAAAAAGAACCGGTTATAGTGCCAGAATCCCCTGTTTTGGATTCTCCTACCACTACTGG AAGATCTGATGGAACTGCACACTCATCCAATACCTCAGATGTGGAATCCACAGGTGCTGCCAGTACAAAAGAAACTACCTCAAACAGTATTTCCAAGCATTACAG TTTATCTGATTCTAGAAAAAGGACACGAACAGGAAGAACTTGGCCATCCACGATACCCCACTTAAGGAGAAGAGGACGTCTTCCACGAAAAGCACTCCAGATTCAGAACCCAGAAATTGTAAAAGAAGATGAAGGCAAAGATGACTATCAATATGATGAACTCAATACGGAGATTTTGAATAATTTGGCAGATCAGGAGTTGCAGCTTAATCATCTCAAGAACTCTATTACCAGTTACTTTGGTGCTGCAGGTAGGATAGCTTGTGGTGAAAAATACCGTGTTTTGGCACGTCGGGTTACACTTGATGGAAAAGTTCAGTATCTTGTGGAATGGGAAGGAGCAACTGCTTCCTGA
- the MTF2 gene encoding metal-response element-binding transcription factor 2 isoform X4 has protein sequence MRDSTGVGNSVVHKRSPLHRNQKPPISLTKLSSRDGQKSKKPVCKFEEGQDVLARWSDGLFYLGTIKKINKLKQSCFVIFEDSSKSWVLWKDIQTGATETGEMVCTICQEEYSEAPNEMVICDKCGQGYHQLCHTPNIGSNVIDSDDKWLCRQCVFATTTKRGGALKKGPNAKALQVMKQTLPYNVADLEWDAGHKTNAQQCYCYCGGPGDWYLKMLQCCKCKQWFHEACVQCLQKPMLYGDRFYTFICSVCSSGPEYLKRLPLQWVDIAHLCLYNLSVIHKKKYFDSELELMTYINENWDRLHPGEIKSLDTLQLADTPKSERYEHVLEALNDYKTMFMSGKEIKKKKHLFGLRIRVPPCPPNAAFKAEKEPEGTSHEFKIKGRKSSKPVPDQREVTNGVERKGKKKSVGRPPGPYTRKMIQRMSEPSILEKEPVIVPESPVLDSPTTTGRSDGTAHSSNTSDVESTGAASTKETTSNSISKHYSLSDSRKRTRTGRTWPSTIPHLRRRGRLPRKALQIQNPEIVKEDEGKDDYQYDELNTEILNNLADQELQLNHLKNSITSYFGAAGRIACGEKYRVLARRVTLDGKVQYLVEWEGATAS, from the exons ATGAG AGACTCTACGGGGGTGGGTAATTCAGTGGTCCACAAGCGGTCTCCTTTGCACCGAAACCAAAAACCACCAATATCCTTGACCAAACTCTCCTCACGGGATGGACAAAAATCCAAAAAGCCAGTGTGCAAATTTGAAGAAGGTCAAGATGTCCTAGCCAGATGGTCAGATGGCTTGTTTTATCTTGGAACTATCAAAAAG ataaaCAAACTTAAGCAGAGCTGCTTCGTTATATTTGAAGACAGTTCCAAGTCTTGGGTTCTCTGGAAGGACATACAAACAG GAGCTACTGAAACGGGGGAAATGGTCTGTACAATATGTCAGGAAGAATATTCAGAAGCACCCAATGAAATGGTTATATGTGATAAGTGTGGTcaag GTTATCATCAACTGTGTCATACACCAAATATCGGTTCTAATGTGATAGATTCAGATGATAAATGGCTCTGCCGGCAGTGTGtctttgcaacaacaacaaaa agAGGTGGCGCGCTTAAGAAAGGACCAAATGCTAAAGCACTGCAGGTCATGAAGCAAACATTGCCTTACAATGTAGCTGACCTTGAATGGGATGCAGGCCATAAAACAAATGCCCAACAGTGTTATTGCTACTGTGGAGGTCCTGGAGA CTGGTATTTGAAGATGCTGCAGTGCTGCAAATGTAAACAGTGGTTCCATGAGGCTTGTGTGCAGTGCCTGCAAAAGCCAATGCTGTACGGTGACAG gttttataCATTCATTTGTTCAGTTTGTAGTTCTGGACCAGAATACCTCAAACGTTTACCCTTGCAGTG GGTAGATATAGCACATCTATGCCTTTACAACCTAAGTGTTAttcataaaaagaaatattttgattcAGAACTTGAACTCATGACATACATTAATGAAAATTGGGATCGACTCCATCCTGGTGAA ATTAAATCACTTGATACTTTACAGCTGGCAGACACACCAAAATCTGAAAGATATGAACATGTTCTAGAGGCATTAAATGATTACAAGACCAT GTTTATGTCtggaaaggaaataaagaagaaaaaacatttgtTCGGCTTAAGAATTCGTGTTCCTCCTTGCCCACCAAATGCTGCTTTTAAGGCTGAGAAAGAACCTGAGGGAACTTCCCATGAGTTCAAAATTAAAGGCAGAAAATCATCTAAGCCTGTGCCTGATCAGAG GGAAGTCACTAATGGtgtagaaagaaaggggaagaaaaagtcTGTAGGTCGTCCCCCTGGCCCATATACTAGAAAAATGATTCAAAGAATGTCTGAGCCATCTATTCTG GAAAAAGAACCGGTTATAGTGCCAGAATCCCCTGTTTTGGATTCTCCTACCACTACTGG AAGATCTGATGGAACTGCACACTCATCCAATACCTCAGATGTGGAATCCACAGGTGCTGCCAGTACAAAAGAAACTACCTCAAACAGTATTTCCAAGCATTACAG TTTATCTGATTCTAGAAAAAGGACACGAACAGGAAGAACTTGGCCATCCACGATACCCCACTTAAGGAGAAGAGGACGTCTTCCACGAAAAGCACTCCAGATTCAGAACCCAGAAATTGTAAAAGAAGATGAAGGCAAAGATGACTATCAATATGATGAACTCAATACGGAGATTTTGAATAATTTGGCAGATCAGGAGTTGCAGCTTAATCATCTCAAGAACTCTATTACCAGTTACTTTGGTGCTGCAGGTAGGATAGCTTGTGGTGAAAAATACCGTGTTTTGGCACGTCGGGTTACACTTGATGGAAAAGTTCAGTATCTTGTGGAATGGGAAGGAGCAACTGCTTCCTGA
- the MTF2 gene encoding metal-response element-binding transcription factor 2 isoform X2, with the protein MWIERTGIPQIDSTGVGNSVVHKRSPLHRNQKPPISLTKLSSRDGQKSKKPVCKFEEGQDVLARWSDGLFYLGTIKKINKLKQSCFVIFEDSSKSWVLWKDIQTGATETGEMVCTICQEEYSEAPNEMVICDKCGQGYHQLCHTPNIGSNVIDSDDKWLCRQCVFATTTKRGGALKKGPNAKALQVMKQTLPYNVADLEWDAGHKTNAQQCYCYCGGPGDWYLKMLQCCKCKQWFHEACVQCLQKPMLYGDRFYTFICSVCSSGPEYLKRLPLQWVDIAHLCLYNLSVIHKKKYFDSELELMTYINENWDRLHPGEIKSLDTLQLADTPKSERYEHVLEALNDYKTMFMSGKEIKKKKHLFGLRIRVPPCPPNAAFKAEKEPEGTSHEFKIKGRKSSKPVPDQREVTNGVERKGKKKSVGRPPGPYTRKMIQRMSEPSILEKEPVIVPESPVLDSPTTTGRSDGTAHSSNTSDVESTGAASTKETTSNSISKHYSLSDSRKRTRTGRTWPSTIPHLRRRGRLPRKALQIQNPEIVKEDEGKDDYQYDELNTEILNNLADQELQLNHLKNSITSYFGAAGRIACGEKYRVLARRVTLDGKVQYLVEWEGATAS; encoded by the exons ATGTGGATAGAAAGAACTGGAATTCCACAAAT AGACTCTACGGGGGTGGGTAATTCAGTGGTCCACAAGCGGTCTCCTTTGCACCGAAACCAAAAACCACCAATATCCTTGACCAAACTCTCCTCACGGGATGGACAAAAATCCAAAAAGCCAGTGTGCAAATTTGAAGAAGGTCAAGATGTCCTAGCCAGATGGTCAGATGGCTTGTTTTATCTTGGAACTATCAAAAAG ataaaCAAACTTAAGCAGAGCTGCTTCGTTATATTTGAAGACAGTTCCAAGTCTTGGGTTCTCTGGAAGGACATACAAACAG GAGCTACTGAAACGGGGGAAATGGTCTGTACAATATGTCAGGAAGAATATTCAGAAGCACCCAATGAAATGGTTATATGTGATAAGTGTGGTcaag GTTATCATCAACTGTGTCATACACCAAATATCGGTTCTAATGTGATAGATTCAGATGATAAATGGCTCTGCCGGCAGTGTGtctttgcaacaacaacaaaa agAGGTGGCGCGCTTAAGAAAGGACCAAATGCTAAAGCACTGCAGGTCATGAAGCAAACATTGCCTTACAATGTAGCTGACCTTGAATGGGATGCAGGCCATAAAACAAATGCCCAACAGTGTTATTGCTACTGTGGAGGTCCTGGAGA CTGGTATTTGAAGATGCTGCAGTGCTGCAAATGTAAACAGTGGTTCCATGAGGCTTGTGTGCAGTGCCTGCAAAAGCCAATGCTGTACGGTGACAG gttttataCATTCATTTGTTCAGTTTGTAGTTCTGGACCAGAATACCTCAAACGTTTACCCTTGCAGTG GGTAGATATAGCACATCTATGCCTTTACAACCTAAGTGTTAttcataaaaagaaatattttgattcAGAACTTGAACTCATGACATACATTAATGAAAATTGGGATCGACTCCATCCTGGTGAA ATTAAATCACTTGATACTTTACAGCTGGCAGACACACCAAAATCTGAAAGATATGAACATGTTCTAGAGGCATTAAATGATTACAAGACCAT GTTTATGTCtggaaaggaaataaagaagaaaaaacatttgtTCGGCTTAAGAATTCGTGTTCCTCCTTGCCCACCAAATGCTGCTTTTAAGGCTGAGAAAGAACCTGAGGGAACTTCCCATGAGTTCAAAATTAAAGGCAGAAAATCATCTAAGCCTGTGCCTGATCAGAG GGAAGTCACTAATGGtgtagaaagaaaggggaagaaaaagtcTGTAGGTCGTCCCCCTGGCCCATATACTAGAAAAATGATTCAAAGAATGTCTGAGCCATCTATTCTG GAAAAAGAACCGGTTATAGTGCCAGAATCCCCTGTTTTGGATTCTCCTACCACTACTGG AAGATCTGATGGAACTGCACACTCATCCAATACCTCAGATGTGGAATCCACAGGTGCTGCCAGTACAAAAGAAACTACCTCAAACAGTATTTCCAAGCATTACAG TTTATCTGATTCTAGAAAAAGGACACGAACAGGAAGAACTTGGCCATCCACGATACCCCACTTAAGGAGAAGAGGACGTCTTCCACGAAAAGCACTCCAGATTCAGAACCCAGAAATTGTAAAAGAAGATGAAGGCAAAGATGACTATCAATATGATGAACTCAATACGGAGATTTTGAATAATTTGGCAGATCAGGAGTTGCAGCTTAATCATCTCAAGAACTCTATTACCAGTTACTTTGGTGCTGCAGGTAGGATAGCTTGTGGTGAAAAATACCGTGTTTTGGCACGTCGGGTTACACTTGATGGAAAAGTTCAGTATCTTGTGGAATGGGAAGGAGCAACTGCTTCCTGA
- the TMED5 gene encoding transmembrane emp24 domain-containing protein 5 — protein sequence MRTATGQRLLVFVPLLLLLLLLPPPPGVLGFVASLDSDFTFTLPAGRKECFFQTMKKEATLEIEFQVLDGAGLDVDFHLVSPKHETIVFEQRKSDGVHTVETEEGDYMFCFDNTFSTLSEKVIFFELILDNMGEEEDDWEKYATGTELLDMKLEDILESVNSVKARLGKSIQIQNLLKAFEARDRNIQESNYDRVNFWSMVNLAVMIIVSAVQVYMLKSLFEDKRKTRT from the exons ATGAGGACGGCGACCGGGCAGCGTTTGCTAGTCTTCGTcccgttgttgctgctgctgctgctgcttccccCACCGCCTGGAGTTTTGGGGTTTGTTGCTTCTCTAGACAGTGACTTCACCTTCACGTTACCCGCCGGCCGGAAGGAGTGCTTCTTCCAGACCATGAAGAAGGAGGCCACGTTGGAGATCGAGTTCCAG GTACTAGACGGAGCAGGTTTAGATGTGGATTTTCACCTCGTATCGCCCAAACATGAAACCATAGTTTTCGAACAGAGAAAATCAGATGGTGTCCACAC AGTGGAGACAGAGGAAGGTGATTACATGTTCTGCTTTGACAACACATTTAGCACCCTATCAGAGAAAGTGATTTTCTTTGAACTGATCTTAGATAAcatgggagaagaagaagatgattggGAAAAATATGCAACTGGAACAGAGCTTCTGGATATGAAGTTAGAAGATATTCTG gAATCTGTCAACAGTGTGAAGGCTCGGCTTGGCAAAAGCATTCAGATTCAAAACCTGCTCAAAGCATTTGAAGCTCGTGATAGAAATATACAAGAAAGCAATTATGACAGAGTAAACTTCTGGTCCATGGTCAACCTGGCAGTAATGATTATAGTGTCAGCTGTTCAGGTTTACATGTTGAAGAGTCTGTTTGAAGATAAAAGGAAAACTAGAACTTAA